A stretch of the Vanacampus margaritifer isolate UIUO_Vmar chromosome 6, RoL_Vmar_1.0, whole genome shotgun sequence genome encodes the following:
- the lingo1a gene encoding leucine-rich repeat and immunoglobulin-like domain-containing nogo receptor-interacting protein 1 — protein sequence MAAREATGHSFLVTFWQPILILMLGSVLSGSTSGCPSRCECNVPDRSVMCHRKKLMTVPEGIPAETRLLDLSKNRIRTINPDEFANFANLEHLELSENTISTIEPGAFNNLFGLRTLGLRSNKLKLIQLGVFTGLSNLTQLDISENKIVILLDYMFQDLYNLRSLEVGDNDLVFISHRAFHGLSSLEHLSLEKCNLSSVPTEAFTHLHGLVTLRLRHLNINVIRDYSFKRLFRLKVLEIANWPYLDTMTPNCLYGLNLTSLTIANANLTTIPYVALRHLVYLRFLNLSYNPIHTIDGNKLHDLLRLQEFHLVGGRLATIEPYSFRGLNYLKILNVSGNSLTTLEESAFHSVGNLETLALYDNPLACDCRMLWVFRRRWRLNFNRQQPTCASPEFVQGKEFKDFPDVLQPNYFTCRKSRIRDRKPQQQFVDEGAIVHFACEADGDPAPVIMWLSPQKKFITTKTIGRVSILPDGTLEVRYAQIQDNGTYVCIASNAGGNDTSLAHLHIHSYSPDWPFQPNKTFAFISNQPAETGANDTRANVPFPFDIKTLIIATTMGFISFLGVVLFCLVLLFLWSRGKGNTKHNIEIEYVPRKSDAGMSSSAADAPRKFNMKMI from the coding sequence ATGGCGGCTCGGGAAGCGACTGGGCACAGCTTCCTGGTAACGTTCTGGCAGCCCATCCTGATCCTGATGCTGGGCTCGGTCCTGTCCGGCTCCACCAGCGGCTGCCCGTCCCGCTGCGAGTGCAACGTCCCCGATCGCTCCGTTATGTGCCACCGCAAGAAGCTCATGACGGTCCCCGAGGGAATCCCCGCCGAAACCCGGCTGCTGGACCTCAGCAAGAACCGCATTCGAACCATCAACCCCGATGAGTTTGCCAACTTTGCCAACCTGGAGCACCTGGAGCTCAGCGAGAACACCATCTCCACCATCGAACCCGGCGCCTTCAACAACCTTTTCGGCTTGCGGACATTGGGGCTCCGTAGCAACAAGCTAAAGCTGATCCAGCTGGGGGTCTTCACGGGCCTCAGCAATCTGACTCAGCTGGACATCAGTGAGAACAAGATCGTCATCCTGCTGGACTACATGTTCCAGGATTTGTACAACCTCCGCTCGTTGGAGGTGGGCGACAACGACCTGGTTTTTATCTCCCACCGCGCTTTCCACGGCTTGAGCAGCCTCGAGCACCTGAGTCTCGAGAAGTGCAACCTGTCCTCGGTGCCCACAGAGGCCTTCACGCACCTGCACGGTCTGGTCACGCTCAGGCTGCGCCACCTCAACATCAACGTCATCCGGGATTACTCCTTTAAACGGCTCTTCCGGTTGAAGGTGCTGGAGATTGCCAATTGGCCGTATTTGGATACAATGACCCCGAATTGCTTGTACGGATTAAATCTGACCTCTCTGACCATCGCAAATGCTAACCTGACCACCATCCCTTACGTGGCCTTAAGGCACTTGGTCTACCTGCGCTTTCTGAATCTTTCCTACAACCCGATCCACACCATTGATGGGAATAAGCTCCACGATCTGCTGCGGCTTCAGGAGTTCCACCTGGTTGGAGGGAGACTCGCCACTATCGAACCCTACTCTTTCCGGGGTCTCAACTACCTGAAGATTCTCAACGTTTCCGGGAACTCACTGACCACTTTAGAGGAGTCCGCCTTCCATTCGGTGGGCAACTTGGAGACCCTGGCCTTGTACGACAACCCCCTGGCCTGCGACTGCCGCATGTTGTGGGTTTTCCGGCGGCGCTGGAGACTCAACTTTAACCGGCAGCAGCCCACCTGCGCCTCCCCCGAGTTTGTCCAAGGCAAAGAGTTCAAGGACTTCCCGGACGTCCTGCAGCCCAACTACTTCACCTGCCGCAAGTCCAGGATTCGGGATCGCAAACCGCAGCAGCAGTTTGTGGACGAGGGAGCGATCGTTCACTTCGCTTGCGAGGCGGACGGCGACCCGGCGCCGGTGATCATGTGGCTGTCCCCGCAGAAGAAGTTCATCACCACCAAAACCATCGGAAGGGTCTCCATTTTACCGGACGGGACCCTCGAGGTCCGCTACGCTCAGATCCAGGACAACGGAACCTACGTCTGCATAGCGAGCAACGCAGGCGGTAATGACACGTCTCTGGCTCACCTGCACATTCACAGCTACTCCCCCGATTGGCCGTTCCAGCCCAACAAGACTTTTGCCTTCATTTCCAACCAACCGGCGGAAACCGGCGCTAACGACACGCGAGCCAACGTCCCGTTCCCCTTCGATATAAAGACCTTAATCATCGCGACCACGATGGGCTTCATTTCCTTTCTGGGCGTGGTCTTGTTCTGCCTGGTGCTGCTCTTCCTTTGGAGCCGAGGCAAAGGCAACACCAAGCACAACATCGAGATCGAGTACGTGCCGCGCAAATCGGACGCTGGCATGAGCAGCAGCGCGGCAGACGCGCCTCGCAAGTTTAacatgaaaatgatttaa